The following proteins come from a genomic window of Nitrospira sp.:
- a CDS encoding glutamine synthetase adenylyl-L-tyrosine phosphorylase/glutamate-ammonia-ligase adenylyltransferase, which produces MSRLSVPPEFRRVRSSAQDDASKPDPKPVLLAAKRNVEEARAILSAYGLRDLNQADCNLDAMAGDPIQRRRLADILPMLMESISRTADPDQALNHWERMLAGVSRSSFLDYLRTSPRMLDLLCMIFGNSDALSFTLIRDPTLVYWLAEEEVLLRPPTRRGMENALRHSIGHLTSKELKLDALRRFRRREMLRIGVRDLLRLAIVSETTGSLSDLACLLIQAAYEIVETDLKRQYGVPMHQTRQGRWGETKFTVIGMGKLGGRELNYSSDVDLLYIYESDEGETRTPSGRRAAKPAGVGVSNEEYFEILSRELTRALTEPTREGYVFRVDLRLRAEGSVGQLARSLASYQRHYLVRGQVWERLALLKASPVAGSYEVGQAFLKLIKPFVLGTGEKLDRDKALAIVQDVRAVKDMIDARMMDRGHAQRNVKLGIGGIREIEFFVQTVQVLAGRKVPALLDRSTLGSLNRLAQKKLLSINERDALIDAYLFLRDVEHKLQMVHDLQTHALPERSEELERCAVRMGYGMDDRKKAVESFQADHQRHTETVHRTFRSLFYEPKTSPVLKATLQEMNASC; this is translated from the coding sequence ATGAGTCGTCTCTCGGTACCGCCTGAATTCCGACGAGTCCGGTCCTCCGCTCAGGATGACGCCTCCAAGCCGGATCCGAAGCCTGTTTTGCTCGCTGCCAAGCGGAATGTCGAGGAAGCGCGGGCCATTTTGTCCGCTTATGGTCTGCGTGATCTCAACCAAGCTGACTGCAACCTCGATGCGATGGCGGGCGACCCGATTCAACGCCGGCGGCTGGCCGATATTCTGCCGATGTTGATGGAATCGATTTCCAGGACGGCCGACCCGGATCAGGCGCTGAACCACTGGGAGCGCATGTTGGCCGGCGTATCCCGCAGCTCATTTCTCGATTACTTGCGCACGTCGCCTCGCATGCTCGATCTTCTCTGTATGATTTTCGGCAATAGCGACGCCTTGTCCTTTACGCTGATCCGAGATCCAACGTTGGTGTATTGGTTGGCTGAAGAGGAAGTCCTATTACGACCTCCGACGCGGAGAGGGATGGAGAATGCACTTCGCCACAGCATCGGGCACCTGACTTCCAAGGAATTGAAGCTGGACGCTCTGCGGCGGTTTCGGCGGCGGGAAATGCTGCGCATCGGCGTGCGAGATCTTCTTCGTCTTGCCATAGTATCGGAGACGACCGGCTCATTGTCCGATTTGGCCTGCCTGCTGATTCAGGCCGCCTATGAGATTGTTGAGACAGATCTCAAGCGGCAGTATGGTGTGCCCATGCATCAAACCCGGCAGGGACGATGGGGAGAGACCAAGTTCACTGTCATCGGGATGGGGAAACTCGGCGGACGCGAATTGAATTACAGTTCCGACGTTGATTTGCTCTACATTTACGAGTCTGATGAGGGGGAAACCAGAACGCCGTCAGGCAGACGTGCGGCCAAGCCGGCCGGCGTCGGCGTTTCCAATGAGGAATATTTTGAAATTCTCTCCCGTGAATTGACGAGGGCTCTGACCGAACCTACGCGGGAAGGGTACGTCTTTCGGGTCGATTTACGTTTACGTGCGGAGGGATCCGTCGGACAGTTAGCCCGCTCGCTTGCCAGCTATCAACGGCATTATCTCGTGCGTGGACAAGTCTGGGAACGGTTGGCGTTGTTGAAGGCTTCGCCGGTGGCCGGCTCCTACGAAGTCGGGCAGGCATTTCTCAAGCTGATCAAGCCGTTCGTGTTGGGGACAGGGGAGAAATTGGATCGTGATAAGGCGTTGGCGATCGTCCAGGATGTTCGTGCCGTGAAGGACATGATCGACGCGAGAATGATGGACCGCGGCCATGCACAACGCAATGTGAAGTTGGGGATCGGCGGGATTCGAGAGATCGAGTTTTTCGTACAGACCGTTCAAGTCTTGGCCGGGCGAAAAGTCCCGGCACTTCTGGATCGCAGCACGCTCGGTTCGCTGAACCGGCTGGCTCAGAAAAAACTGCTCTCCATCAATGAGCGCGATGCGTTGATCGACGCCTATCTGTTCCTGCGCGATGTCGAACATAAGTTGCAGATGGTCCATGATCTCCAGACTCATGCGCTTCCCGAAAGATCGGAAGAGTTGGAGCGCTGCGCCGTCCGGATGGGGTACGGAATGGACGATCGTAAGAAGGCAGTCGAATCGTTCCAGGCCGACCATCAACGCCATACGGAAACGGTTCACCGTACCTTCCGGTCGCTGTTCTACGAACCAAAGACCTCGCCTGTTTTAAAAGCGACACTCCAAGAAATGAACGCAAGCTGCTGA
- a CDS encoding glutamine synthetase adenylyl-L-tyrosine phosphorylase/glutamate-ammonia-ligase adenylyltransferase, producing the protein MPIGSPDRTSLLNSVRPLCPDIPSDVLQDFFARMDEEYFRRFEPPATARHARLAAQLTPQHPCEIDFVELPNKRFEITIVAYDYFSEFATICGLLSAFGLNIEEGHIYTFGEKTVQQSARTSWTGYGPRVRAKGNLGLSRKKIVDVFRVLPIPGEELGVAQQKQLSDALHSVITLLDTGQFEEARFAVNRRLVEQLGKRRGSFSGLLHQVQITFDNSQSPTDTIMDIRSNDTPAFLYAFANALAMRNVYISKARFDVEDGKIHDRFYVRNRHGHKLIDVTDQQQLRLTAVLIKQFTHALTWAPDPTKALEAFDQFLDLTVQQAKGKVQQEALAFLSDKKTFPLLARLLGASDFLWEDFLRRQYSNLLPLLQGYRDAPLMTPRAKLRKELDRAVNQAKTHEDRKAALNSFKDRELFRIDMKHIVEPDTALPDFSAALTQLAEIIVERSLKDCQAKLDKLYGPPRLANKKLCPFTVLGLGKFGGEELGYASDIEVMFVYGDAGRTGGKQSIDNSEYFERLGAELLQWIEAKQEGIFHLDVRLRPHGGKGSLTNPFDEITSYYSEEGLAAPFERQSLIKLRHVAGDAALGKRVEAHRDSYVYSGKPWDLRIALDLRRQQLKQLVERGTINLKHSPGGIVDIEYAVQYLQIMHGHRRPVLRTPNTMQALSALVDCRLVTKQDGDALRKAYFFIRMLIDGLRMVRGNAKDRVLPPVDSDEFIFLARRVGYTTDDWQAGARHLQTDIVQHMKLTKEFFERTFGRL; encoded by the coding sequence ATGCCGATAGGCTCTCCCGATCGCACATCGCTTCTCAACTCGGTTCGCCCGCTCTGCCCTGATATCCCATCCGATGTACTCCAAGACTTTTTCGCCCGCATGGACGAGGAGTACTTCCGGCGGTTCGAACCTCCGGCGACTGCCCGGCACGCCCGATTGGCGGCACAACTGACACCGCAGCATCCCTGTGAAATTGACTTTGTCGAGCTACCGAATAAGCGGTTTGAGATTACGATCGTGGCCTACGACTACTTCTCCGAATTTGCCACAATTTGCGGCCTGCTCTCGGCATTCGGCCTCAACATTGAGGAAGGGCATATCTATACATTTGGCGAAAAGACCGTTCAGCAATCCGCACGCACCAGTTGGACAGGATACGGACCGCGTGTTCGCGCAAAGGGCAACCTTGGTCTGAGCAGAAAAAAAATCGTGGATGTGTTCCGCGTCTTACCGATACCAGGCGAAGAGTTGGGCGTGGCTCAACAGAAGCAATTGTCCGACGCGCTTCATTCGGTGATCACGCTGCTGGACACAGGACAATTCGAGGAGGCACGGTTTGCGGTGAATCGGCGTCTGGTCGAACAGCTCGGCAAGCGACGCGGATCCTTCAGCGGTCTGCTCCATCAGGTGCAGATCACGTTCGACAACAGCCAATCTCCTACCGACACCATCATGGACATCCGTTCGAATGATACGCCTGCCTTTTTATACGCTTTCGCCAACGCCCTCGCGATGCGCAACGTGTACATCTCTAAAGCCCGATTCGACGTCGAGGATGGAAAGATTCATGATCGTTTTTATGTCCGCAACCGTCACGGCCACAAGCTCATCGATGTGACCGATCAGCAACAGCTGCGTCTGACGGCGGTCCTCATCAAACAGTTCACCCATGCCCTCACCTGGGCCCCCGATCCGACCAAGGCCCTGGAGGCCTTTGATCAGTTCCTTGATCTGACGGTCCAGCAGGCAAAAGGAAAGGTTCAACAAGAAGCCTTGGCGTTTCTCAGCGACAAGAAGACCTTTCCTCTCCTCGCCCGACTGCTCGGCGCAAGCGATTTTCTCTGGGAAGACTTTCTGCGTCGCCAATACAGCAACCTCCTGCCGCTCCTGCAAGGTTATCGTGATGCCCCACTCATGACCCCGAGAGCGAAGCTTCGCAAAGAACTCGATCGCGCGGTCAACCAGGCCAAAACCCACGAGGACCGGAAGGCGGCGCTGAACAGCTTCAAAGACCGTGAGCTCTTCCGCATTGACATGAAGCATATCGTTGAGCCGGACACTGCCCTGCCGGATTTTTCCGCCGCCTTGACTCAACTGGCGGAGATCATTGTCGAACGAAGCTTGAAAGACTGCCAGGCCAAGTTGGATAAGCTGTATGGCCCACCGCGCTTGGCGAACAAGAAACTCTGTCCCTTCACCGTACTCGGCTTAGGCAAATTCGGAGGCGAGGAACTGGGCTATGCCTCCGATATTGAAGTGATGTTCGTCTATGGCGACGCAGGCAGAACCGGCGGTAAGCAATCGATCGACAACAGCGAATACTTTGAGCGGCTCGGCGCGGAACTCTTACAGTGGATCGAGGCCAAGCAAGAGGGCATCTTTCATCTGGACGTACGCCTCAGACCCCACGGCGGGAAAGGTTCGCTGACGAATCCATTCGACGAGATCACGAGCTACTACAGTGAGGAAGGCCTCGCCGCCCCGTTTGAGCGCCAGTCTTTGATCAAACTGCGGCATGTGGCGGGCGACGCGGCTCTGGGCAAGCGCGTCGAAGCCCATCGTGACAGCTATGTCTACAGCGGCAAACCTTGGGACCTCCGTATCGCTCTCGACTTACGCCGGCAGCAGTTGAAGCAACTCGTGGAGCGAGGCACGATCAACCTCAAACATAGCCCCGGAGGTATTGTCGATATCGAATATGCGGTCCAGTACCTCCAGATCATGCACGGTCATCGGCGGCCTGTCCTGCGCACCCCCAACACCATGCAGGCGTTGTCTGCTCTCGTCGATTGTCGTCTTGTGACGAAACAAGACGGCGACGCTCTCCGCAAGGCCTATTTCTTCATCCGGATGCTCATCGACGGTCTTCGCATGGTCCGCGGCAATGCCAAAGATCGTGTTCTCCCACCGGTCGATTCCGACGAATTCATCTTCCTCGCCCGCCGCGTGGGTTATACCACCGACGACTGGCAAGCCGGCGCGCGCCACCTCCAGACGGATATCGTACAGCATATGAAACTCACCAAAGAGTTCTTCGAGCGGACATTCGGACGTCTGTAG